In the genome of Paenibacillus antri, one region contains:
- a CDS encoding OmpL47-type beta-barrel domain-containing protein, translating to MRKHFRKGAYRWLLAGLIALMSCIPLAGIPVAQAAEGDDLLGGLTVRADGVELELMGYVDGSWEPSFSPYVYHYEVMTGSADTLEVSPQLNVPFVGKLKINGHKATDGEPYTVPLRYGETWIEIDVIGEEYANTYYLKAIRRPFDVNGMSSIPAVAYDLDYPIGMDVDAVGNTYVADFGSHRVVKLSPTGEVLLTIGAFDNNGITESLYYPTAVRVDDEGRIYVSDSANDRIAVFGADGAFLEFRGVGLLNEPEGFAIDAAGNLYVANSGSDRLVALLVGGGTWFWDNDGTLADPMGAAVDAAGNVYVTERFPMMGGDIGVGTVYKVSANGEYLAEFPTTPAPPETSEDGQGEMIDPFENSSTPRDLAIDAGGNLLLLDETKNKIQVFDPASGELLDEWSGIGNQPAGLAVSDDFLYGVQGTLYVTDTGHGTIVKANAFGEARGYFDYPTNVAVDAAGNVYVADSGQGEIEKYDAAGTKMAAYRLENFNPDLVAVSPTGVVYAAEAWAGRIVKFLADGTKDADITVPNELHGIALSKHGNVLATETRYDVGTPVGYVVEYSGASLEQTNLFEADQPRLIAADRKGFIYVSSGINSIQVFSADGTFAYELGVYPGAYDRLDYITGLAVNAAGQVFVGDSENQTLHAFTPDGAYAGGLQHFLPDAEDYPYGLATDAAGDLIVADKNSHRVLRMDLEYENRLSGLHADVGYFLSDFLPQEPNHVLMVPRNAETVELLPSLNDPRARLYVNGALQEDGSAPLEVPLEPGTETQLELRVVNADDEARTYSVRILPELAVSGDAFAALPAGEIVTFADREWMTVGDGSGKLLALEPYGEPTEWDDAFDYNAASSRTDAGYRFDSTHESSLAYRLNTNYLNLLDGEAYRKYWLVSMDIEAPYLLKTGSVVEVDESIEPYIAREKVALLTYAEYKALQSGGWLHPDDPVTGWDERWFLMNPIANAPESNPDWYQYHAFVQNYGSGEVELFHTPFAAKPVIRLQDNIRIAGGSGTISEPYQLAFPEAPAESMSVALGTPYTSANTSVSIAFAPSRSLGEGEIVRLTFPSEFYAGALTPESGVTVKVDGVPYAAEIMPMESTVAILLPTDVEYGQEVVVEFPETAEIYNPSYAEEGPFAFALEMDGFEIASAAEVNVAYAPQLTITAAAAEPSDFLAGQRRDIAFTVSNVEGGPSAGEVRVSFQAMSAFQGLTLTGEGWTCTADACTRSDSIEAGEAYETIIASVDVPAELTTGSGILSASLSGGNDGTTEDNSAWFTTSLYDLPRIAATTNHSGGAWLKKASAIVEVARTTYGRPLTPNSFMYAWSSSPETPASGWTAFASGDTIERTADGVWYLHLQARDDRGNTAHVVTEAFRVDATPPTYSVFFLSGGTGYSPGAWTKHPVQATFEPTDGESEIARVEASVDDGATWEERTSIVLSADGEYKLKFRAYDQSENVTETASFDVRIDTIAPVLTATATTEDGLPYESGEWTAQRVRLEASAGGGAGSPVRTEYSVDGAVPAPLDGALEIDEEGEHLVTLRAIDEAGNVDEIPFWVRIDRTGPTMTVSFKTADGSDYTPGQLANQTVLLKEMRYSDNNGAAPMADFSVNGGDWQPINELQPFSATGEYELRLRATDSVGNETIETFLIRVAATAPELSWTASTLAPTNGNVKIQVTAADETIVKWAAGVRNADDFATGGTTLTLGSDGAYAFDATENGTYTIYATNASGLATLKTIGIHNIFRENPTASFTVSPTAVTNGNVAVLGVGQAIGSGNGLGALKWAYGERAIEYFASAGETLSYEDNAFDFEATENGTYTVYLSDLAGNKAVQTIEIGNIERRSPVLALSAGTEAPTNQSVTLSVSEFVYGTDIGNALETLKWDYGALPKEHFAAAGASIDLTTRAFDVSANGTYTVYAKDRAGNETVAYTTVDNIYTTSPTITIARNPDAPTSGDVTVSVTVSVYGADNAIQSIQWIVGDQITALPAVAEQQVVVQENGMYTIVVTDAAGNTMSQSVGIGNIFRNPPSIALALSPDGQTYGAVKVIVAAEAIGSGNMLTSVLWAPGELTVDAFPTVGEAVFGSYFEVTANGAYTVYAEDAAGNRAVRTVTVGNIMPVPGALVPRAKYAAVDASGTKVTVVFTTPLDREGAIPANGFVLSGANALIASATVDASDDSGRTVVLTLAPNGNDASIVWSADAALFIQSGAVYSSAGIGNPAVESLGVVTPAKRAALIEAINPASGGGRIEMSKMYAFLMTGVLVDVNQDGLMDKSDIEFVLKLIDPRFVQ from the coding sequence GTGAGGAAGCATTTTCGCAAGGGGGCTTACAGGTGGCTGCTGGCCGGGCTGATCGCCTTGATGTCGTGCATCCCTCTGGCAGGCATCCCTGTCGCGCAAGCGGCGGAAGGGGACGATTTGCTCGGTGGGCTGACAGTGAGAGCGGATGGCGTGGAGCTTGAGCTCATGGGATATGTCGATGGAAGCTGGGAGCCTTCCTTCAGCCCTTACGTGTATCACTACGAGGTGATGACCGGCTCGGCGGACACGCTGGAAGTTTCGCCGCAGCTGAACGTGCCATTTGTCGGAAAGCTGAAAATTAACGGGCATAAGGCGACGGATGGAGAACCGTATACCGTACCTCTCCGGTACGGGGAAACCTGGATCGAGATCGACGTCATCGGCGAGGAGTATGCGAATACGTATTACCTCAAGGCGATCCGGAGGCCGTTCGACGTGAACGGGATGTCGTCGATTCCGGCGGTCGCGTACGATCTCGATTACCCGATCGGGATGGATGTGGATGCGGTCGGGAATACGTATGTCGCGGATTTCGGCAGTCATCGAGTCGTCAAGCTGTCTCCGACGGGGGAGGTTCTGCTGACCATCGGCGCGTTCGACAACAATGGCATCACGGAGTCGTTGTACTATCCGACTGCGGTGAGGGTGGACGACGAAGGCAGGATTTATGTCTCGGACTCGGCGAACGACCGGATCGCGGTCTTCGGAGCCGACGGGGCGTTCTTGGAATTCCGAGGCGTCGGGTTGCTGAACGAGCCCGAAGGCTTCGCGATCGACGCCGCCGGCAACCTGTACGTAGCGAACAGCGGGAGCGACCGACTTGTCGCGCTGCTTGTGGGCGGCGGCACGTGGTTTTGGGACAATGACGGGACCCTTGCGGATCCGATGGGCGCGGCGGTCGATGCGGCGGGCAACGTATACGTGACCGAGCGATTCCCGATGATGGGCGGCGATATCGGCGTCGGCACCGTCTACAAGGTGAGCGCGAACGGCGAATACTTGGCCGAGTTTCCGACGACGCCGGCACCGCCGGAGACGAGCGAAGACGGGCAAGGCGAAATGATAGATCCTTTCGAAAATAGTTCGACGCCGAGAGACCTCGCGATCGACGCTGGCGGAAATCTCTTGCTGCTGGACGAGACAAAGAACAAGATTCAGGTGTTCGATCCAGCGAGCGGCGAGCTGTTGGACGAGTGGAGCGGGATCGGGAATCAGCCTGCGGGACTAGCGGTCAGCGACGACTTCTTGTACGGCGTGCAAGGGACGCTGTACGTGACGGATACGGGTCACGGCACGATCGTGAAGGCGAACGCCTTCGGCGAAGCGCGAGGCTACTTCGATTACCCGACGAACGTGGCCGTGGACGCCGCGGGGAATGTATATGTAGCCGATTCCGGTCAAGGGGAGATCGAGAAGTACGACGCCGCCGGAACGAAGATGGCCGCATACCGACTCGAGAACTTCAACCCGGATCTCGTCGCCGTCAGTCCGACAGGCGTCGTGTACGCGGCTGAGGCGTGGGCGGGACGCATCGTGAAGTTTCTCGCCGACGGCACCAAGGACGCGGACATTACGGTGCCGAACGAGCTGCACGGCATCGCGCTCTCGAAGCACGGCAATGTGCTTGCGACGGAGACGCGGTACGACGTGGGGACGCCGGTCGGATACGTAGTGGAATACAGCGGGGCTTCGCTGGAACAAACAAACTTGTTCGAGGCGGATCAGCCGCGGCTGATCGCCGCCGACCGCAAAGGGTTCATCTATGTGTCCAGTGGAATCAACTCGATTCAGGTGTTCTCGGCGGACGGAACGTTCGCTTACGAGCTTGGCGTTTACCCAGGAGCGTACGACCGATTGGACTACATAACAGGGCTGGCGGTGAACGCGGCCGGGCAAGTGTTCGTGGGAGATTCGGAAAACCAAACGTTGCACGCCTTCACCCCCGACGGCGCGTATGCCGGCGGCTTGCAACACTTCTTGCCGGACGCGGAGGATTATCCTTACGGTCTGGCGACGGATGCCGCCGGAGATCTGATCGTCGCGGATAAGAACAGCCATCGCGTCCTTCGTATGGATTTAGAATACGAGAACCGGTTGAGCGGGCTCCATGCCGACGTCGGGTATTTCCTATCGGACTTCCTGCCGCAAGAGCCGAACCATGTACTCATGGTGCCGAGGAACGCGGAGACGGTGGAGCTGCTTCCTTCGCTCAACGACCCTCGAGCAAGGCTGTACGTGAACGGGGCGCTGCAGGAGGATGGTTCGGCTCCGCTGGAGGTTCCGTTGGAACCGGGGACGGAGACGCAGTTGGAACTAAGGGTCGTGAATGCCGACGACGAAGCGAGGACGTATTCGGTTCGTATCCTTCCCGAGCTGGCGGTGTCAGGCGACGCCTTCGCCGCGCTTCCGGCCGGGGAGATCGTTACGTTCGCGGACCGGGAATGGATGACGGTAGGCGACGGGAGCGGGAAGCTGCTCGCGCTGGAGCCTTACGGGGAGCCGACGGAGTGGGATGACGCGTTCGATTATAACGCGGCGTCGTCGCGGACGGATGCCGGCTACCGCTTCGACTCGACGCATGAATCGTCGCTCGCCTATCGCCTGAACACCAACTACTTGAACTTGTTGGACGGCGAAGCGTACCGGAAATATTGGCTCGTCTCGATGGACATCGAGGCGCCGTACCTGCTCAAGACGGGAAGCGTCGTCGAGGTCGACGAATCGATTGAACCGTATATAGCAAGGGAAAAGGTCGCCTTACTCACGTATGCGGAGTATAAGGCACTGCAATCGGGCGGATGGCTGCATCCGGACGATCCGGTGACGGGATGGGACGAGCGATGGTTCCTCATGAATCCGATCGCGAACGCGCCGGAATCGAACCCGGACTGGTACCAGTACCATGCTTTCGTACAAAACTACGGATCCGGCGAGGTCGAGTTGTTCCATACGCCGTTCGCGGCGAAGCCGGTCATCCGGCTCCAGGACAATATCCGGATCGCGGGCGGAAGCGGGACGATCTCGGAGCCCTACCAGCTTGCGTTCCCGGAAGCGCCCGCGGAGTCGATGAGCGTCGCGTTGGGGACGCCGTATACATCGGCGAATACGAGCGTGTCGATCGCGTTCGCGCCGAGCCGCAGCTTGGGCGAAGGGGAAATCGTTCGGTTGACGTTCCCAAGCGAGTTCTACGCCGGCGCGCTTACGCCGGAATCGGGCGTGACGGTGAAGGTGGACGGCGTTCCTTATGCCGCCGAGATCATGCCGATGGAAAGTACGGTCGCGATCCTGCTGCCGACCGACGTCGAGTACGGTCAAGAAGTCGTCGTCGAATTCCCGGAGACGGCGGAGATTTACAATCCGTCGTATGCGGAGGAAGGCCCCTTCGCGTTCGCGCTGGAGATGGATGGCTTCGAAATCGCGTCCGCGGCCGAGGTGAACGTGGCATACGCCCCGCAGCTTACGATAACGGCGGCAGCGGCCGAGCCGAGCGACTTCCTGGCCGGTCAACGCAGAGACATTGCGTTCACCGTGTCGAACGTGGAAGGCGGACCGTCGGCGGGCGAGGTACGGGTGAGCTTCCAAGCGATGTCGGCATTCCAAGGACTAACGCTTACGGGCGAGGGCTGGACTTGTACTGCCGATGCTTGTACCCGCTCGGATTCGATTGAAGCGGGAGAGGCTTATGAGACAATCATCGCTTCCGTCGACGTGCCGGCCGAACTGACGACGGGCTCGGGCATTCTGTCGGCATCGTTGTCCGGAGGCAATGACGGAACGACGGAAGACAATAGCGCTTGGTTTACGACAAGTTTGTACGACCTTCCGCGCATCGCCGCGACCACGAATCACTCCGGTGGCGCTTGGCTGAAGAAGGCTTCCGCGATCGTCGAGGTCGCGCGAACGACGTACGGAAGACCGCTGACCCCCAACAGCTTCATGTACGCTTGGTCTTCATCGCCGGAGACGCCGGCGTCGGGATGGACGGCATTCGCCAGCGGAGATACGATCGAACGGACGGCGGACGGCGTCTGGTACTTGCATCTACAGGCGAGGGACGACCGCGGCAACACGGCGCATGTCGTTACGGAGGCGTTCCGGGTCGACGCGACGCCGCCGACGTACTCGGTGTTTTTCCTAAGCGGAGGGACGGGGTATAGTCCGGGCGCCTGGACGAAGCATCCGGTCCAAGCGACGTTCGAGCCGACGGACGGGGAGAGCGAGATCGCTCGCGTCGAGGCGTCCGTGGATGACGGGGCGACTTGGGAGGAGCGCACGTCGATCGTCTTGTCCGCCGACGGCGAATATAAGTTGAAGTTCAGAGCCTACGACCAATCGGAAAATGTCACCGAAACCGCATCCTTCGATGTGCGGATCGATACGATCGCGCCGGTGCTGACGGCGACGGCGACGACGGAAGACGGATTGCCGTACGAGAGCGGCGAATGGACGGCGCAGCGCGTGCGGCTCGAGGCCTCCGCCGGGGGCGGCGCCGGATCGCCTGTGCGGACGGAGTATTCCGTCGATGGTGCGGTTCCGGCTCCGCTCGATGGGGCGTTGGAGATCGACGAAGAAGGCGAGCATCTCGTGACGCTCCGGGCGATTGACGAGGCGGGCAACGTCGACGAGATACCATTTTGGGTTCGGATCGACCGGACGGGACCGACGATGACCGTCTCCTTCAAGACCGCCGACGGTTCCGACTACACGCCTGGGCAGCTGGCGAACCAAACCGTGCTGCTGAAGGAGATGCGCTACAGCGACAACAACGGGGCAGCTCCGATGGCGGACTTCTCCGTTAACGGGGGAGACTGGCAGCCGATTAACGAGCTGCAGCCGTTCAGCGCCACCGGGGAGTACGAGCTTCGGCTCCGCGCGACGGACAGCGTAGGGAACGAGACAATCGAGACGTTCCTCATCCGAGTCGCGGCGACTGCGCCGGAGCTGTCTTGGACGGCGAGTACGCTAGCCCCGACCAATGGGAACGTGAAGATTCAAGTAACCGCTGCGGACGAGACGATCGTGAAATGGGCCGCGGGCGTCCGGAATGCCGACGATTTCGCGACCGGCGGCACGACGCTGACGCTTGGATCGGACGGAGCGTATGCGTTCGATGCGACCGAGAACGGCACGTATACGATTTATGCGACGAACGCGTCGGGACTCGCGACGCTTAAAACCATCGGCATTCATAACATCTTCCGCGAGAATCCTACCGCATCGTTCACGGTTTCGCCGACGGCGGTTACGAACGGCAATGTCGCGGTGCTCGGCGTCGGCCAAGCGATCGGCTCCGGCAACGGGCTCGGCGCGCTGAAGTGGGCGTACGGCGAACGCGCGATCGAATATTTCGCTTCGGCCGGCGAGACGCTGTCGTACGAGGACAACGCCTTCGACTTCGAGGCGACGGAGAACGGGACGTACACGGTGTATTTGTCCGACCTGGCCGGCAACAAGGCGGTGCAGACGATCGAGATCGGCAACATCGAACGGAGATCCCCGGTTCTCGCGCTGAGTGCGGGTACGGAAGCGCCGACGAATCAGAGCGTAACTTTGTCGGTGTCCGAATTCGTGTACGGGACGGACATCGGCAACGCGCTGGAGACGTTGAAATGGGATTACGGGGCGCTGCCTAAGGAACATTTCGCAGCGGCGGGCGCTTCGATCGATTTGACGACGCGCGCCTTCGACGTCAGCGCCAACGGGACGTATACGGTGTATGCCAAGGATCGGGCGGGGAACGAGACGGTCGCATATACGACGGTGGATAATATTTACACGACGTCGCCGACCATTACGATCGCTAGAAACCCGGATGCGCCGACATCGGGCGATGTGACGGTGAGCGTAACCGTATCGGTGTACGGGGCGGACAATGCGATTCAATCGATCCAATGGATCGTCGGCGATCAAATCACGGCGCTGCCGGCGGTGGCGGAGCAGCAAGTGGTCGTTCAGGAGAACGGCATGTACACGATCGTAGTGACCGATGCTGCAGGCAATACGATGAGTCAGTCGGTGGGCATCGGTAACATTTTCCGAAATCCTCCGTCTATCGCTCTCGCGCTCTCCCCGGACGGACAGACCTACGGGGCGGTGAAGGTGATCGTCGCCGCGGAGGCGATCGGCTCGGGGAATATGCTCACGAGCGTATTGTGGGCTCCCGGAGAGCTTACGGTCGATGCGTTCCCTACGGTCGGAGAAGCGGTGTTCGGCAGCTACTTCGAGGTGACGGCGAACGGCGCCTATACGGTGTACGCGGAAGACGCCGCCGGCAATCGGGCGGTACGAACGGTTACCGTCGGCAACATTATGCCCGTACCGGGCGCTCTCGTGCCGCGGGCGAAATACGCCGCGGTCGATGCGAGCGGAACGAAGGTAACGGTCGTCTTCACGACGCCGCTCGATCGCGAGGGAGCGATTCCGGCGAACGGCTTCGTCTTGAGCGGGGCGAACGCCTTGATCGCTTCGGCGACGGTCGATGCGTCGGACGACAGCGGACGGACGGTCGTTCTGACGCTGGCGCCGAACGGGAACGACGCGAGCATCGTATGGTCGGCAGATGCTGCGCTGTTCATTCAGAGCGGTGCGGTCTACTCCTCGGCGGGGATCGGCAATCCGGCGGTCGAAAGCCTGGGGGTCGTGACCCCGGCGAAGCGGGCGGCGCTGATCGAAGCGATCAACCCGGCCTCCGGCGGCGGCCGAATCGAGATGAGCAAGATGTATGCGTTCTTGATGACGGGCGTCTTGGTCGACGTCAACCAGGACGGCCTCATGGATAAGAGCGACATCGAGTTCGTGTTGAAGCTGATCGATCCGCGTTTCGTACAATAA
- a CDS encoding leucine-rich repeat domain-containing protein, which produces MRRRTWYNWINRMLIFTLLVSGLTIPVAPDAANAEGAWENSVSVNATSDRLAVTWGPYIGEPTVVSYAVYGSGAVIGTVTETSFDYFPPEPGEYSIYVVAHLDNGATEYSQSTSVMFLPTFATYSGEVWPDETALNMGPGEDEAGLHVVLDWYGATLNADPSGMILIGYNVYYSTNYQASWTYLDFYKFPEAYITDPVPGVTDYRVEAVYRETSAGTFLESTDGPIHSFNSGEEPPMDAVTFPDSNMESAVRDALHAIGVYPAANITVTDLSALQNFHLPWGVGITDIEGIQYAANLSSISLSANPIADLPDMTGMANLQSFNAFGSPIDAGDLGNLPNLTYLLELTGTNVTDMSLVADAVNRMTIGSLMLRDLDMGDSGLQALLTGLSETSKNRISQLSLDNNYITDISSITPLSFPMLMDLNVSGNGISSIASLSGMTSIRTLNVSGNMIADIGALSGMTAMDYLYLSNNEISDISALSGMTMLRGAMLDGNPITNIEALTGLNKLERVDLDSTHITDLSPLVTNTGMNSGDVLFIQNIPGLDLVEGTGNANHIQTLKDRGVDVRHDAIAPAPPADTEPPLFNQQTLRVSGVAENQLTIHWEGAYDFNGVVEYRVSRDGSPIASLPGTAREFTDAAATPGVKHKYTVEAVDAANNWSRNAPTGIFKAHLPVAINNTDPAFIDRIRMITGKESGELTSADMMNLPATAYMYGGEGSKIVNLEGMQYAYSVTDLRLYNNAISDLSPLVGMPLNGLDLDNNLIADLGDLLDMYGAGAFQGEYALIYMYDNPLDLMEGSQAVADIATLKGYGIDVRHDPIVPFTGSAAPAIEASKTHVAAGDQFSVTVSVEDVPDLYGFEFELAYDKNVLELASVQANSEFRAGSSEIALMDIITPESTVRVVGSLQDAEAGLAPNGESVKLVDVYFNVLQPFQPHTNIALLHGKAKFSDSESARYVAVSDVVQTILPTVFPTTIAIEPNVDVLNMKQGDAGMALGYAFTPADTTNQAVTWSSDNESVVTVDADGRLTAVGPGTARVTVSSNQISTVSDSILIEVAAIDEAFDIQFSKEMVGPGEFVKATVSKLSLEHDARSFRIELEVAPFWNVLGVKPHADIASKLDGSLVLDVEPGYFWFGDTYIVSGELAEGQSIQGAANLFTIYAEAGDIFSDGPDFGGFSIESEPTSEPGGRLPLYFGITAAQTTDVEGIVHLLAEPADFYVPIVWPDVDQNPGVEVTDLVKVAKAFGTVVDWEISGEDGGYTPEQLLDFNEDGIVDLKDLTFVHIRVLISNAHFREIDPDRPDESVVPFPVPETV; this is translated from the coding sequence ATGCGAAGAAGGACATGGTACAACTGGATCAATCGGATGCTGATCTTTACGCTGCTTGTTAGTGGGCTTACGATCCCGGTCGCTCCCGACGCGGCTAACGCCGAAGGGGCGTGGGAGAACAGCGTCTCCGTGAATGCGACTAGCGATCGTCTGGCTGTAACTTGGGGCCCGTATATCGGGGAACCGACGGTCGTTTCGTACGCGGTGTACGGCAGTGGGGCTGTAATCGGGACCGTTACGGAAACTTCATTCGATTATTTCCCGCCGGAGCCGGGGGAGTACTCCATTTACGTTGTGGCTCATTTGGATAATGGGGCGACGGAGTATTCGCAATCGACCTCGGTAATGTTCCTGCCGACGTTCGCGACGTACAGCGGCGAAGTATGGCCGGACGAGACGGCGCTTAACATGGGTCCCGGCGAAGACGAAGCGGGGTTGCATGTCGTCTTGGATTGGTACGGCGCGACGTTGAACGCGGATCCAAGCGGGATGATTTTGATAGGCTACAATGTGTACTACTCTACGAACTACCAAGCGAGTTGGACTTATCTTGATTTCTACAAGTTCCCAGAAGCGTACATAACTGATCCCGTCCCCGGCGTGACGGACTACCGCGTCGAGGCGGTTTATAGGGAGACGTCGGCGGGCACGTTCCTCGAATCGACGGACGGTCCGATTCATTCTTTCAACTCCGGTGAAGAGCCGCCGATGGACGCTGTTACGTTCCCCGACTCCAACATGGAGTCGGCGGTACGCGACGCATTGCACGCAATTGGCGTTTACCCGGCAGCTAACATAACGGTAACGGATTTATCGGCGCTCCAGAACTTCCATCTTCCGTGGGGAGTAGGAATTACGGATATTGAAGGCATTCAGTACGCTGCCAATCTAAGTTCAATCTCGTTATCGGCGAATCCGATAGCGGACCTCCCGGATATGACCGGGATGGCGAATTTGCAAAGCTTCAACGCCTTCGGTTCTCCGATCGATGCCGGAGACCTGGGGAATTTGCCTAATTTAACCTATCTCTTAGAGCTCACCGGAACGAATGTGACCGATATGTCGTTGGTGGCCGATGCGGTGAATCGGATGACGATCGGTTCCCTCATGCTAAGAGATTTGGACATGGGGGACAGCGGACTGCAGGCGTTGCTGACCGGTTTATCGGAGACCAGCAAAAATCGAATCAGCCAGCTTTCGCTCGATAATAACTACATTACCGACATCTCTTCCATAACGCCGCTGAGCTTCCCGATGTTGATGGACCTCAACGTAAGCGGGAACGGCATAAGCTCCATAGCTTCATTGAGCGGCATGACGAGTATTCGGACCTTGAATGTATCCGGAAACATGATCGCCGATATCGGCGCGTTAAGCGGAATGACCGCGATGGATTACTTATATCTCTCGAATAACGAAATTTCGGACATCAGTGCGTTAAGCGGCATGACGATGCTTAGAGGCGCGATGTTGGACGGAAACCCGATTACGAACATCGAAGCATTAACCGGTTTGAACAAGCTGGAGAGAGTCGATCTGGATTCTACGCATATCACGGATTTGAGCCCGCTTGTTACGAATACGGGCATGAATTCGGGAGACGTCTTATTCATTCAAAACATTCCCGGCCTGGATTTGGTGGAAGGGACCGGAAACGCGAATCATATCCAGACGTTGAAAGACCGAGGCGTCGACGTGCGTCACGACGCCATCGCACCGGCTCCGCCGGCGGATACCGAACCGCCTCTCTTTAATCAACAGACGCTTCGCGTATCCGGCGTCGCCGAGAATCAACTGACGATTCACTGGGAAGGCGCGTATGACTTCAACGGCGTAGTCGAATACCGAGTGTCGCGCGACGGCAGTCCGATCGCGTCGCTGCCTGGCACGGCACGGGAGTTTACGGATGCTGCGGCCACGCCGGGCGTGAAGCATAAATATACGGTGGAAGCGGTCGACGCCGCGAACAATTGGTCGCGGAACGCGCCGACGGGCATTTTCAAAGCTCACCTGCCGGTCGCGATCAATAATACGGATCCGGCGTTCATCGATCGCATTCGAATGATTACCGGGAAGGAAAGCGGCGAATTGACGTCCGCGGATATGATGAACCTTCCAGCGACCGCGTATATGTACGGAGGAGAAGGCAGTAAAATCGTAAATCTCGAAGGGATGCAGTATGCGTATAGCGTCACGGACTTGCGATTGTATAATAACGCGATTTCCGATTTAAGCCCGTTGGTCGGCATGCCGTTGAATGGGTTGGATTTAGATAACAACCTGATCGCGGATCTTGGCGATTTGTTGGATATGTACGGCGCAGGCGCGTTCCAAGGGGAGTATGCACTCATTTATATGTACGACAATCCCTTGGATCTCATGGAAGGCAGCCAAGCGGTCGCCGATATCGCAACGCTTAAGGGGTACGGAATCGACGTTCGCCATGATCCGATAGTCCCGTTCACGGGGAGCGCGGCACCGGCGATCGAAGCATCAAAGACGCATGTCGCGGCAGGAGATCAATTCTCGGTGACGGTCAGCGTGGAAGACGTACCGGACTTGTACGGCTTTGAATTCGAGCTGGCGTACGACAAGAACGTGTTGGAATTGGCGAGCGTCCAGGCGAATTCGGAATTTAGAGCCGGCTCCTCGGAGATCGCCCTAATGGATATCATCACGCCGGAGAGCACGGTCCGCGTTGTCGGCTCCTTGCAGGACGCCGAAGCGGGGCTTGCGCCGAACGGGGAGAGCGTGAAGCTCGTCGACGTTTACTTTAATGTGTTGCAGCCGTTCCAGCCGCACACAAACATCGCGCTCTTGCACGGCAAGGCGAAGTTCTCGGATTCGGAGTCGGCGCGCTACGTCGCTGTTAGCGACGTGGTACAGACGATACTGCCTACGGTGTTCCCGACAACCATCGCGATCGAACCGAACGTCGATGTCTTGAACATGAAGCAGGGTGACGCCGGTATGGCTCTAGGATACGCGTTTACGCCGGCGGATACGACGAACCAAGCCGTGACGTGGTCCTCCGATAACGAATCGGTCGTCACGGTCGATGCCGACGGACGGCTGACCGCGGTCGGACCGGGAACGGCCCGAGTGACGGTCAGTTCGAATCAGATCAGCACGGTTTCGGATTCGATTCTAATCGAAGTTGCGGCTATTGACGAAGCTTTCGACATTCAGTTCAGCAAGGAGATGGTCGGACCGGGCGAATTCGTGAAAGCGACCGTGTCGAAGCTGTCGCTCGAGCACGACGCCAGGAGCTTCCGGATCGAACTCGAAGTCGCGCCGTTTTGGAATGTGTTGGGCGTCAAACCTCATGCGGACATCGCATCGAAGTTGGACGGCTCGCTCGTTTTGGATGTGGAACCCGGCTACTTCTGGTTCGGAGATACGTATATCGTCTCCGGCGAGCTGGCGGAGGGACAGTCGATCCAAGGCGCGGCGAATCTTTTCACGATCTACGCGGAGGCCGGGGACATATTTTCGGACGGACCGGATTTCGGAGGTTTTTCGATCGAATCGGAGCCGACGTCCGAACCGGGCGGGCGTTTGCCGTTGTACTTCGGGATTACGGCAGCGCAAACGACGGACGTCGAAGGCATCGTTCACCTTCTTGCGGAACCGGCGGACTTCTACGTGCCGATCGTATGGCCGGATGTCGATCAGAATCCCGGCGTCGAGGTGACCGACCTCGTGAAAGTGGCGAAAGCGTTCGGAACCGTCGTCGATTGGGAGATAAGCGGGGAAGACGGCGGATATACGCCGGAACAGCTTCTCGATTTCAATGAAGACGGAATCGTCGACTTGAAGGATCTGACCTTCGTTCATATTCGCGTGCTGATTTCTAATGCTCATTTCAGAGAGATCGACCCGGATCGCCCGGACGAAAGCGTCGTCCCGTTCCCGGTTCCCGAAACGGTATAA